Proteins encoded in a region of the Mycobacterium branderi genome:
- a CDS encoding DUF6542 domain-containing protein — protein MSAQRARSAVAADHRSIIPTMPGVPWWAAVVIGVTATAAGFAFDAGSGNKELTGVFSALYVIGCLAAVLAVRQAGVFTAVIQPPLILFCAVPGAYWLFHGAKIAGLKDLLINCGYPLIERFPLMLFTSAAVLLIGMVRWYLGMAARSAATGEADTASERKDSLVAKLASLLGRQSAKPEHTSKTATARTRRSQRSTRSAKATSERPARRAAASRSRHVRPPLDDDPAVDRTRRRRPAPARDADLPDPPRRTRTPRDPDLRGRPPREIRRDPHVRRSGAATRRSSRFDPYDPIEPYEPAKPAEPPRRRPAPTGATATHHPISRVRYRNPAPPDQT, from the coding sequence GTGTCAGCACAGCGGGCGAGATCGGCGGTGGCGGCGGATCACCGCTCGATCATCCCGACCATGCCCGGTGTCCCATGGTGGGCGGCTGTCGTCATCGGCGTGACCGCCACGGCGGCGGGTTTTGCGTTCGACGCCGGATCGGGAAACAAGGAGCTGACCGGCGTCTTCTCCGCCCTCTACGTCATTGGCTGCCTGGCCGCAGTACTGGCGGTGCGGCAGGCCGGCGTGTTCACCGCGGTCATCCAGCCGCCGCTGATCCTGTTCTGCGCGGTGCCGGGGGCGTATTGGCTGTTCCACGGCGCCAAAATCGCCGGGCTCAAGGACCTGCTGATCAACTGTGGCTATCCGCTGATCGAGCGTTTCCCGCTGATGCTGTTCACCTCGGCGGCCGTATTGCTGATCGGGATGGTCCGCTGGTATCTGGGCATGGCCGCGCGCTCGGCGGCGACAGGCGAAGCCGACACGGCCAGCGAACGCAAGGACAGCCTCGTCGCGAAGCTGGCGTCGCTCCTCGGGCGCCAATCTGCCAAGCCCGAGCACACCAGCAAGACCGCGACGGCCCGGACACGACGCAGCCAGCGTTCGACGAGATCGGCCAAGGCAACCAGTGAACGACCGGCGAGGCGCGCGGCCGCCTCGCGATCCCGCCATGTGCGGCCGCCGCTGGATGACGACCCCGCGGTCGACCGCACCCGTCGTCGACGCCCGGCGCCCGCCCGCGACGCCGATTTGCCCGACCCACCGCGACGGACCAGGACGCCGCGCGACCCGGATTTGCGCGGCCGGCCGCCGCGGGAGATCCGCCGCGACCCGCATGTCCGTCGCAGCGGCGCGGCAACCCGCCGCAGCAGTCGCTTCGACCCGTACGACCCCATCGAGCCGTACGAGCCGGCAAAACCTGCAGAGCCCCCGCGCCGCCGGCCCGCACCGACCGGCGCCACGGCAACGCATCACCCGATCTCGCGGGTTCGCTACCGGAACCCAGCTCCGCCCGACCAGACCTAG